A region of Sphingobium baderi DNA encodes the following proteins:
- a CDS encoding efflux RND transporter periplasmic adaptor subunit, whose translation MKITNKIALLLPVALAFLLAGCGGGTGGEASNEAMPASENAGGAAAHADEGKITLSEDQITSASIQLGRPMTGGSGTLELPAIIEGDPQGTQVVSAAIGGRVVSLTRNLGQSVQRGQILAIIESREAAQLKGEVEAARARLALANSNLAREQRLFAQRVSPEQDLIAARTAAIEARIAHQQAQSQVSAAGGGGGDLNRLGIAAPLSGQVISRSVTLGQTVAADAELYRIANLSNVSISLNLQPADAGRVKPGNMVLVKAAGRQATARVSFVSPALDAQTRLVPVIAMLKNGTGQWRVGEPVTASVELTDSGGDGAIRVPTTAVQTVENKPVVFVRTKTGFQIVPVTLGDNSGSSVIVRSGLKGTEQIATTNSFTLKAELGKSEATHED comes from the coding sequence ATGAAAATCACGAATAAAATCGCGCTTCTGCTTCCAGTCGCGCTTGCATTCCTGCTCGCAGGATGCGGCGGCGGCACCGGAGGCGAGGCAAGCAATGAGGCTATGCCCGCTTCGGAAAACGCCGGTGGCGCCGCCGCTCATGCCGATGAAGGCAAGATCACTTTGTCGGAAGATCAGATCACTTCTGCCAGCATCCAACTGGGCCGGCCGATGACAGGCGGCTCGGGTACGCTGGAGCTACCCGCAATCATTGAAGGCGATCCGCAGGGAACACAGGTCGTCTCCGCAGCGATCGGGGGACGCGTCGTTTCACTGACCCGAAACCTGGGGCAATCTGTCCAGCGCGGCCAGATCCTTGCCATCATCGAAAGCCGCGAAGCGGCACAACTTAAAGGCGAAGTCGAGGCCGCGCGCGCGCGCCTGGCGCTGGCCAACTCCAATCTCGCCCGGGAGCAGCGCCTGTTCGCTCAGCGCGTATCGCCCGAACAGGATCTTATAGCTGCCCGAACTGCCGCGATCGAGGCGCGCATTGCCCATCAACAAGCCCAGAGTCAGGTGTCTGCCGCAGGCGGCGGTGGCGGCGATCTCAACCGGCTCGGGATTGCAGCCCCCCTTTCAGGGCAAGTGATCTCGCGCAGCGTCACTCTCGGGCAGACCGTGGCGGCCGACGCGGAACTCTATCGTATCGCCAATCTGTCCAACGTCTCAATCTCACTCAATCTTCAGCCTGCCGACGCGGGTCGGGTGAAGCCCGGCAATATGGTGCTCGTAAAGGCTGCAGGCCGCCAGGCCACCGCGCGGGTAAGCTTCGTTTCCCCCGCCCTGGATGCACAAACCCGATTAGTGCCGGTCATCGCGATGCTGAAAAATGGCACGGGCCAGTGGCGTGTGGGTGAACCGGTGACGGCATCGGTCGAACTTACCGACAGCGGCGGGGACGGCGCGATCCGTGTGCCGACCACCGCAGTCCAGACCGTCGAAAACAAGCCGGTGGTGTTCGTCCGCACCAAGACTGGCTTTCAGATAGTCCCCGTCACCCTTGGCGACAATAGCGGCAGCAGCGTGATTGTCCGCTCCGGCCTCAAAGGCACCGAACAGATCGCCACGACCAACAGCTTCACGCTCAAAGCCGAACTCGGCAAGAGCGAAGCAACGCACGAGGATTGA
- a CDS encoding NAD-dependent epimerase/dehydratase family protein: MVAGASGFVGHAAARQFAASGWDVIGLSRNKPFADIPGATFLPIDLRDADACRTLAASLPDATHLVYAAVNETPGDLVASWSDPRHAERNGAMFANLLDALIDHAPGLEQVTVVHGTKAYGPHVPGWHIPVPLKESHARPPIDDFYFRQEDHLRARASKTLRWTVFRCPSIAGGGPGGNLNAFLAIGVFAAIRRAEGLNLPFPGAADNHGIMEVIDVDLLARAIEWAAMAPTACNATFNIANGDVYAWPDMWPHLARIFGITPAGHDPMSVRAYIQNRGAIWADIVRQHRLRASEDVMAFLGESGALADFLLGNCQRTMLTSTVRLRQAGFTDCMDTEERMAYWIGRWREQGLLPPAG; this comes from the coding sequence GTGGTCGCAGGCGCTTCGGGCTTTGTCGGCCATGCCGCCGCGCGCCAGTTTGCAGCCAGCGGCTGGGACGTCATAGGCCTGTCCCGCAACAAGCCGTTCGCTGACATTCCCGGGGCGACATTCCTGCCGATCGACCTGCGTGATGCGGATGCGTGCCGCACGCTCGCGGCGTCGCTGCCGGATGCGACGCATCTGGTCTATGCCGCCGTCAACGAAACGCCGGGCGATCTGGTGGCCAGCTGGTCCGACCCCAGGCACGCGGAACGCAACGGCGCCATGTTCGCGAACCTGCTTGACGCATTGATCGACCATGCTCCGGGGCTGGAACAGGTGACGGTCGTGCACGGCACGAAGGCTTATGGCCCGCATGTGCCCGGCTGGCACATACCGGTCCCGCTCAAGGAATCGCATGCCCGCCCGCCGATCGACGATTTCTACTTCCGGCAGGAAGATCATCTGCGCGCCCGCGCCAGCAAGACGCTGCGCTGGACGGTGTTTCGCTGTCCCTCCATCGCCGGCGGCGGGCCGGGCGGCAATCTGAACGCCTTCCTTGCCATCGGTGTGTTCGCCGCGATCCGGCGGGCCGAAGGGCTGAATCTACCTTTCCCGGGCGCTGCGGACAATCATGGCATCATGGAAGTGATCGACGTCGATCTGCTGGCCCGCGCGATCGAGTGGGCGGCCATGGCGCCCACGGCCTGCAACGCGACTTTCAATATCGCCAATGGCGACGTTTACGCCTGGCCTGACATGTGGCCGCATCTCGCGCGCATCTTCGGCATCACGCCCGCTGGACACGATCCCATGTCGGTGCGCGCCTATATCCAGAATCGGGGGGCCATCTGGGCAGACATCGTCCGGCAGCACCGCTTGAGGGCATCGGAAGACGTGATGGCGTTCCTGGGCGAATCCGGGGCGCTGGCTGACTTCCTGCTGGGCAATTGCCAGCGCACGATGCTGACCAGCACGGTCCGGCTGCGGCAGGCCGGCTTTACCGACTGCATGGATACCGAAGAGCGCATGGCATATTGGATCGGGCGCTGGCGCGAACAGGGCCTGCTGCCGCCAGCCGGGTGA
- a CDS encoding malonic semialdehyde reductase, with translation MKGERALQLDGGALKQLFTEARTHNSWRQETLSPADFRAIYDLSKWGPTTANTNPARFLFVHTAEGKERLKPFVFPGNVDKVMSAPCTVIIAWDMAFHEKMPQLFPSRDMSATFAGKDALIAEVGFRSSTLQGAYFMMAARALGFDCGPMSGFDLEGVDRELLAERGWKSNFLCNIGHGTPEGLFPRNPRLDYEQACVEL, from the coding sequence ATGAAAGGGGAGCGGGCGTTGCAATTGGACGGCGGAGCGTTGAAACAGCTTTTTACAGAGGCGCGGACACATAATAGCTGGCGGCAGGAAACGCTGTCGCCGGCGGATTTCCGGGCCATATACGATCTGTCGAAATGGGGTCCGACCACGGCCAACACCAATCCCGCCCGTTTCCTTTTCGTCCATACGGCAGAGGGTAAGGAACGGCTGAAGCCCTTCGTCTTTCCCGGCAATGTCGACAAGGTGATGAGCGCGCCCTGCACGGTCATCATCGCCTGGGACATGGCATTCCACGAAAAAATGCCGCAGCTTTTCCCCTCGCGCGACATGAGCGCCACCTTCGCGGGCAAGGACGCGCTGATCGCCGAGGTGGGTTTTCGCAGCTCAACGCTCCAGGGCGCCTATTTCATGATGGCGGCGCGGGCGCTGGGCTTCGACTGCGGCCCCATGTCGGGCTTCGACCTGGAAGGGGTGGACCGGGAATTACTGGCGGAACGGGGCTGGAAATCCAACTTCCTGTGCAATATCGGTCATGGCACGCCGGAGGGCCTGTTCCCTCGCAATCCCCGGCTCGATTATGAACAGGCCTGCGTGGAACTCTAG
- a CDS encoding GntR family transcriptional regulator, producing MTLLESNQTLKAYDRLRAELLSCRLEPGDRINVSTYSQSLEVSPGAVREALSRLIAEGLVKSEQNRGFRAADLAIEDFVKVTEARTAIDSLCLRSSMESGDVEWESNLLAACHRMERRLEALDGSPAADDLFAEAHSAFHKALVAGCQNEWLLWMHDLLYAQAARYRQLCMPVAQDKPRLHAFQGEFITTVLARDGDRAIALLQDYYGSARDIVIDALKQSGQLKLVSDARA from the coding sequence ATGACGCTCCTTGAAAGCAACCAGACCCTCAAGGCCTATGACCGGCTGCGCGCCGAATTATTGTCCTGCCGGCTTGAGCCGGGCGACCGCATCAACGTATCCACCTATTCCCAGTCGCTGGAGGTCAGCCCCGGTGCGGTGCGGGAGGCGTTGTCGCGGCTTATTGCGGAAGGGCTGGTCAAGTCGGAGCAGAACCGGGGCTTTCGCGCCGCCGATCTCGCGATCGAGGATTTCGTCAAAGTGACGGAGGCCCGCACCGCGATTGATTCCCTGTGTCTGCGCTCTTCGATGGAAAGCGGCGATGTCGAATGGGAATCGAATCTGCTGGCGGCTTGCCATCGCATGGAACGGCGACTGGAGGCGCTGGACGGATCGCCTGCGGCCGACGATCTGTTCGCCGAAGCGCATAGCGCCTTCCACAAGGCGTTGGTCGCCGGGTGTCAGAATGAATGGCTGCTATGGATGCACGACCTTCTCTATGCACAGGCTGCGCGCTACCGGCAGCTCTGCATGCCGGTAGCGCAGGACAAGCCCCGCTTGCACGCCTTCCAGGGCGAATTCATCACCACCGTTCTGGCGCGCGACGGCGACCGGGCGATCGCGCTGCTTCAGGATTATTACGGATCGGCGCGAGATATCGTCATCGATGCGCTCAAGCAGAGCGGCCAGCTCAAGCTCGTATCCGACGCCAGAGCCTGA
- a CDS encoding TonB-dependent receptor, translated as MRHPTATYLSGCAIAAMLLPLAGTAFAQDEPAIERPAGDDIVVTARKVAENVQDVPISMTAIGGAALERQSVQSIADVQQQVPNLFLQESASEPQALNLSLRGQRQNDILLTVDPSVGIYVDNLYYPRTMGLRNALVDVARVEVLRGPQGTLYGRNTTGGAMSIYSNDPTDQMGASVEASYGNYNAWELIGIANVPLGQDVALRVVAQHREHDGYGENAAGQDLANENSTYLRAKLKAQLGDRITATVSGSYQRGSNNGPIVKLAGLAPTAIPGGNAVAEVALELGLPLTAEGLTEASGILASYVGGDPYKSGVLGNTSSFFESWSVGLDLNFEITDDISFRSITGYQHLKRANYSDADGTPFDIISAERLTPQDGYFSQEWQVLGKTGILQWVAGVYMGLESGREYSPSVALPMLSAANPSVTDGRVRNNTYAGFGQVTAELATGLRLTAGARYSVDDRQLIVANTTAGLCAVPKGGYASTIAGGPNSQCPRKFSTTFSDPSWLVSLDYKAAPGILTYAKIARGYRTGGWNLRGRNTIEGFSSFNPETVTEYEVGFKSDLFDRMLRLNFAAYYDDYKGIQRSASVATAGGPQTFVNNAASGRIQGFELESTLHLGDFTLSGSTGLTDAKYKRFLTATGDRSHESFGIPKWTAGLSGRYVVPLESGDLAFQLDGSYRSKIELVPETPTVSQVTQKAYALVNGRISYEIKAWDAEVAIFGRNLTDKVYYEIASNLESSIGYNYLITGDPRTFGISFKKKFGGI; from the coding sequence ATGCGCCATCCAACCGCAACCTATCTGTCCGGCTGCGCCATCGCGGCCATGCTGCTGCCGTTGGCCGGCACGGCCTTTGCTCAGGACGAGCCCGCAATAGAACGGCCCGCTGGCGACGACATCGTCGTCACCGCGCGCAAGGTCGCGGAAAATGTGCAGGACGTGCCCATTTCGATGACGGCGATCGGCGGCGCGGCCCTCGAACGCCAATCGGTTCAGAGCATCGCCGACGTGCAGCAGCAGGTGCCCAACCTGTTCCTGCAGGAATCCGCTTCGGAACCCCAGGCGCTCAACCTGTCCTTGCGTGGCCAGCGGCAGAACGACATCCTGCTGACGGTTGATCCATCGGTCGGCATTTATGTCGACAATCTTTATTATCCCCGCACGATGGGCCTACGCAACGCATTGGTCGACGTCGCACGGGTCGAGGTGCTGCGCGGACCGCAGGGCACGCTTTATGGCCGCAACACGACCGGCGGCGCGATGAGCATCTATTCCAACGATCCGACCGACCAGATGGGCGCTTCGGTCGAGGCGAGCTATGGCAATTATAATGCCTGGGAGCTGATCGGCATCGCCAACGTGCCGCTCGGACAGGATGTGGCGCTGCGCGTGGTGGCGCAGCATCGCGAACATGACGGCTATGGCGAGAATGCCGCCGGCCAGGATCTTGCGAACGAGAATTCCACCTATCTGCGCGCCAAGCTGAAGGCCCAGCTGGGCGACCGCATCACCGCGACGGTCAGCGGCAGCTATCAGCGCGGATCGAACAACGGCCCGATCGTGAAGCTTGCCGGTCTCGCGCCGACCGCGATACCGGGCGGCAACGCCGTCGCGGAGGTCGCCCTGGAACTGGGCCTGCCGCTGACTGCCGAAGGCTTGACCGAGGCATCGGGCATTCTTGCCTCCTATGTGGGGGGCGATCCGTACAAGAGCGGGGTGCTGGGCAATACCAGTTCCTTCTTCGAATCCTGGAGCGTGGGTCTCGACCTCAATTTCGAGATCACCGACGATATCAGTTTCCGGTCGATCACCGGATACCAGCATCTCAAGCGGGCGAATTACAGCGACGCCGACGGAACGCCATTCGACATCATCTCCGCCGAGCGCCTGACGCCCCAGGATGGCTATTTCAGTCAGGAATGGCAGGTGCTGGGCAAGACCGGCATCCTGCAATGGGTGGCCGGCGTCTATATGGGCCTGGAATCGGGCCGCGAATATTCCCCCTCCGTGGCCCTTCCGATGCTGAGCGCAGCCAATCCTTCGGTCACCGACGGACGGGTGCGGAACAACACCTATGCCGGGTTCGGGCAGGTGACGGCGGAACTGGCGACCGGCCTGCGCCTGACGGCGGGCGCGCGCTATTCGGTGGACGACCGGCAGCTCATCGTCGCCAACACCACAGCGGGCCTGTGCGCCGTGCCTAAGGGCGGCTATGCCAGCACGATCGCCGGTGGGCCCAACAGCCAATGTCCGCGCAAGTTCAGTACGACATTCTCCGACCCGTCCTGGCTGGTCTCGCTCGATTACAAGGCGGCGCCAGGCATATTGACCTATGCCAAGATCGCACGCGGCTATCGCACGGGCGGCTGGAACCTGCGAGGCCGCAATACGATCGAGGGCTTTTCCTCCTTCAATCCGGAAACAGTCACCGAATATGAAGTGGGCTTCAAGTCCGACCTGTTCGACCGGATGCTGCGCCTCAACTTCGCGGCCTATTATGACGACTATAAGGGCATCCAGCGTTCCGCATCGGTAGCGACCGCGGGCGGGCCGCAAACCTTCGTCAATAACGCCGCAAGCGGACGGATTCAGGGGTTCGAACTGGAATCGACCCTGCATCTGGGCGACTTCACCCTCAGCGGATCGACTGGCCTGACCGACGCGAAATATAAGAGATTCCTGACCGCGACAGGCGACCGGTCGCACGAAAGCTTCGGCATTCCCAAATGGACGGCGGGCCTGAGCGGCCGTTATGTCGTGCCACTGGAATCGGGCGATCTGGCCTTCCAGCTCGACGGCAGCTATCGCTCGAAGATCGAACTGGTGCCCGAAACGCCAACTGTCAGCCAGGTTACGCAAAAAGCCTATGCGCTGGTCAATGGCCGCATCAGCTATGAGATCAAGGCATGGGATGCCGAGGTCGCGATCTTCGGCCGCAACCTGACCGACAAGGTTTATTATGAGATCGCCAGCAATCTGGAGTCGTCGATCGGCTATAACTATCTCATAACCGGCGATCCCCGCACCTTCGGCATCAGCTTCAAGAAGAAGTTCGGGGGCATTTGA
- a CDS encoding efflux RND transporter permease subunit: protein MIASIVNWAVHRRWLVLLLTAIAAVIGGVALYQLPIDAVPDITNNQVQINVRAPALSPELVEKQVAFPIETALAGIPGLENTRSLSRNGFAQITAVFDESTDIYFARQQVGERMSGVAENLPEGVNPEMGPISTGLGEVYMWTVRLEHRRDDKHLPGEPGMQPDGSYITPEGERLTSDVDKATYLRTTQDWIVSPLLKNTKGLAGVDSIGGYLKQFQVVPDVQRLATLGLTLTDLGMALERNNTSVGGGFVDRNGEGLAVRSDALIRNANELSHIVVATREGVPITLGQVATVKTGQAIRMGSASENGTEVVVGTAIMRIGENSRNVAIAVADRLQEINASLPPDVIVQPVLDRTALVNSTIKTVAKNLSEGALLVIVILFALLGNFRAALIAAAVIPVTMLLTGFGMLRFGVSANLMSLGALDFGLIVDGAVIIVENALKRMVDRQHHEGRLLTIQERLATVASAAREMIRPSVYGQAIIILVYVPLLTLTGVEGKTFVPMALTVIIALAFAFVLSLTAVPAAIAIWLSNRIDEKEGRIMGWLRKRYEPGLERAMGQPTLTVGVGIGGFVVAIAAFMSLGQVFLPQLDEGDLLIQALRIPATSVQQSQAMQVPIEKMMARQPEVKFVFSKTGTAELASDPMPPNATDMFVILQPRSKWPDPGLSKADLIARLEKNLSKFPGNAYEITQPIQMRFNELIAGVRGDIAIKVFGDDFNSMNATAEKIASVLRRTRGAADVKVEQTTGLPMLDIRVNRDAMSRLGVTAQDVQDIVTATLGGRESGVIFEGDRRFPVVIRLTDAQRADFSALQQVQLSAPNGQFVPLASVADIQVVDGPNQISRENGKRRVVVQANVRGRDISSVVGDAQAAIAKEVRLPAGAYLEWGGQFENLASARERLQLVIPACFILILMLLYGALGSARDAAIVFTGVPMALVGGVLALFLRGMDFSISAAVGFIALSGIAVLNGLVMVSSIQELMRKGVDRAEAARTGAIQRLRPVVMTALVASLGFVPMALGTGAGAEVQKPLATVVIGGLISATLLTLFVLPTLYARWGRREMPLDENLDDEPHPLLEGSESPQPQP, encoded by the coding sequence GTGATCGCCTCCATAGTCAATTGGGCGGTTCACAGGCGCTGGCTCGTCCTGCTCCTGACCGCCATCGCCGCCGTTATCGGCGGCGTCGCCCTGTACCAACTCCCGATCGATGCGGTGCCGGACATCACCAACAACCAGGTGCAAATTAATGTCCGCGCACCCGCCCTTTCGCCCGAATTGGTGGAAAAGCAGGTAGCTTTTCCGATCGAAACCGCTCTCGCGGGCATTCCGGGCCTTGAAAATACCCGGTCGCTCAGCCGTAATGGCTTTGCACAGATCACGGCCGTTTTCGACGAATCCACGGATATCTATTTCGCGCGCCAGCAAGTCGGCGAACGGATGAGCGGCGTCGCGGAAAATCTGCCCGAGGGGGTCAACCCGGAAATGGGTCCGATCTCCACGGGTTTGGGCGAGGTCTATATGTGGACCGTCCGCCTCGAACATCGCAGGGACGACAAGCATCTGCCTGGCGAGCCAGGCATGCAGCCGGACGGCAGCTACATCACGCCGGAAGGCGAGCGGTTGACCAGCGATGTCGACAAGGCGACCTATCTCCGCACAACGCAGGACTGGATCGTCAGTCCGCTGCTCAAGAACACCAAGGGCTTGGCCGGCGTCGATTCGATCGGCGGCTATCTGAAGCAGTTTCAGGTTGTTCCCGACGTCCAGCGGCTGGCCACGCTCGGCCTTACCTTGACCGATCTCGGCATGGCATTGGAGCGCAATAACACCAGCGTGGGCGGCGGCTTTGTCGATCGCAATGGCGAAGGCCTTGCTGTCCGCTCCGATGCATTGATCCGCAACGCCAATGAGCTTTCGCACATCGTCGTCGCGACCCGGGAGGGCGTGCCGATCACCCTCGGCCAGGTGGCTACGGTAAAGACCGGTCAGGCCATCCGCATGGGCTCGGCATCGGAGAATGGCACTGAAGTTGTCGTCGGCACCGCCATCATGCGGATCGGTGAAAATAGCCGCAACGTCGCGATCGCAGTTGCTGACAGGTTGCAGGAAATCAATGCGTCCCTGCCGCCAGATGTCATCGTGCAGCCAGTGCTCGACCGGACGGCGTTAGTCAATTCGACCATCAAGACGGTCGCGAAGAACCTCAGTGAAGGCGCGCTGCTCGTTATCGTCATACTCTTCGCTCTGCTCGGCAACTTCCGTGCCGCCCTGATCGCGGCTGCCGTGATCCCGGTCACCATGCTTCTGACGGGCTTCGGGATGCTCCGTTTTGGCGTTTCGGCCAACCTGATGAGCCTTGGCGCGTTGGACTTTGGCCTGATCGTCGACGGTGCGGTCATCATCGTTGAAAACGCCTTGAAGCGCATGGTCGACCGGCAGCACCATGAAGGCCGCCTGCTCACCATCCAGGAGCGACTGGCAACCGTGGCGTCCGCCGCCCGCGAGATGATCCGCCCTTCAGTCTATGGTCAGGCGATCATCATCCTCGTCTATGTGCCGCTGCTCACCCTCACCGGGGTCGAGGGCAAGACTTTCGTGCCGATGGCGCTGACCGTCATCATCGCGCTGGCCTTCGCCTTCGTCCTTTCCCTGACCGCCGTTCCCGCGGCGATCGCCATTTGGCTTTCCAATCGCATCGACGAGAAGGAAGGCCGCATCATGGGCTGGCTACGCAAGCGGTATGAACCCGGCCTGGAAAGGGCCATGGGCCAGCCCACGCTGACTGTTGGTGTAGGGATCGGCGGTTTCGTAGTGGCCATCGCTGCTTTCATGTCGTTGGGCCAAGTGTTCCTGCCCCAGCTCGACGAAGGCGACCTGCTGATCCAGGCATTACGTATCCCGGCGACATCGGTTCAGCAGAGCCAAGCGATGCAGGTGCCCATCGAAAAGATGATGGCAAGGCAGCCGGAAGTGAAGTTCGTCTTCTCAAAGACCGGCACCGCCGAACTGGCATCGGACCCGATGCCGCCCAACGCCACCGACATGTTCGTGATTCTCCAACCGCGCAGCAAGTGGCCAGATCCCGGCCTCAGCAAGGCAGACTTGATCGCGCGCCTTGAAAAGAATCTCAGCAAATTCCCGGGCAATGCCTATGAGATCACGCAACCCATCCAGATGCGGTTCAACGAATTGATCGCTGGCGTTCGCGGCGACATCGCCATCAAGGTGTTCGGCGACGACTTCAACAGCATGAATGCCACCGCCGAGAAGATCGCCAGCGTTCTTCGTCGGACCCGGGGTGCAGCCGATGTGAAAGTCGAGCAGACGACCGGCCTGCCGATGCTCGACATTCGGGTCAATCGCGACGCGATGTCGCGCCTCGGCGTCACGGCACAGGATGTGCAGGATATTGTCACGGCCACTCTGGGCGGTCGGGAATCCGGGGTGATCTTCGAAGGTGATCGGCGCTTCCCGGTCGTTATCCGCCTGACCGACGCTCAGCGGGCGGACTTCAGTGCCTTGCAACAGGTGCAGTTGTCGGCGCCTAATGGCCAGTTTGTGCCGCTGGCCAGTGTCGCCGACATCCAGGTCGTGGATGGTCCCAATCAGATCAGCCGCGAAAATGGCAAACGCCGGGTCGTGGTGCAGGCCAATGTGCGGGGCCGCGACATTTCCAGCGTTGTCGGAGATGCCCAGGCAGCCATCGCTAAGGAGGTTCGCCTTCCCGCGGGCGCCTATCTGGAATGGGGCGGCCAGTTCGAAAATCTCGCCTCCGCGCGCGAGCGGCTGCAACTCGTGATCCCGGCCTGCTTCATCCTCATCCTCATGCTGCTTTACGGCGCCTTGGGGTCTGCCCGGGATGCGGCGATCGTGTTCACCGGTGTGCCGATGGCGCTGGTAGGCGGCGTGCTCGCGCTGTTCCTTCGGGGCATGGATTTCTCCATCTCTGCGGCGGTGGGGTTCATTGCGCTGTCCGGCATCGCGGTGCTGAACGGTCTCGTCATGGTGTCGTCTATCCAGGAGCTGATGCGAAAGGGCGTGGATCGGGCAGAGGCGGCCCGCACCGGCGCTATCCAGCGGCTGCGCCCCGTGGTGATGACCGCACTCGTAGCTAGCCTTGGCTTCGTACCGATGGCCTTGGGCACGGGAGCGGGGGCGGAAGTACAAAAGCCCCTCGCCACGGTCGTTATCGGCGGCCTTATCTCGGCTACCCTGCTGACGCTTTTCGTGCTGCCGACGCTTTATGCGCGATGGGGCCGCCGCGAAATGCCACTCGATGAGAATCTGGATGATGAACCTCATCCTCTGCTGGAGGGATCAGAATCACCACAGCCGCAACCCTGA
- a CDS encoding TolC family protein: MHRIIAAFLAAASCVAISQAQDNIAAGQPAHAAFTLDQAVAIAGGSAPAADAAQAGIEAAQAARTVAGLRPNPQLQSQVENVIGTGPYSGVRQAETTVGLNIPIELGGKRSARIAIADAQSNRAAIVAAITQADIRLQVTALYIDAVAAERRVMTARDQFRIAKDALDAAKIRVQAGRASPLEEQRADVTKLNAEAEVQRTQRLAEAVRANLERRIGQPIAGALDVSALDHLPPAAYGPTMVASTGTLALAAADADLAIADAGVRLARSQRIPDVTVGPAVRRLSATNDTAAILSVSIPIPLFNSGRAAVAQASAQRSQAEAQRRMTVLDIDQAITDAQAEADNAATAARNASGPALAAAQEAARIARIGYREGKFGQLDLLDAERTLSQTRLAAIDALASYQNARARLERLIAPAPVQGN; encoded by the coding sequence ATGCACAGGATCATTGCGGCCTTTCTGGCCGCCGCGTCTTGCGTCGCCATCTCGCAAGCGCAGGACAATATTGCGGCAGGGCAGCCTGCACACGCAGCCTTTACGCTCGACCAAGCTGTCGCCATCGCTGGCGGCAGCGCCCCGGCTGCCGATGCCGCTCAGGCCGGCATAGAAGCCGCGCAAGCCGCACGCACGGTAGCCGGCCTTCGTCCGAACCCGCAGCTTCAGTCGCAGGTCGAGAATGTCATCGGAACGGGCCCTTATAGCGGCGTTCGTCAGGCCGAGACGACCGTCGGCCTCAATATTCCGATCGAACTTGGCGGCAAACGATCCGCCCGGATCGCCATCGCGGACGCCCAGTCCAATCGAGCGGCAATTGTAGCGGCCATCACACAAGCGGACATCCGCCTGCAGGTCACGGCGCTGTATATTGATGCTGTTGCTGCCGAACGGCGGGTGATGACGGCGCGCGATCAGTTCCGGATCGCAAAAGATGCACTCGACGCCGCCAAGATACGCGTTCAGGCGGGCCGCGCCTCTCCGCTTGAAGAACAGAGGGCGGATGTCACCAAGCTGAACGCCGAAGCTGAAGTGCAGAGGACGCAACGCCTCGCCGAAGCCGTGCGCGCCAATCTGGAGCGCCGGATCGGACAGCCGATTGCGGGCGCGCTGGATGTGTCGGCTCTCGATCATCTTCCACCTGCAGCCTACGGGCCAACCATGGTGGCCAGCACCGGAACCCTGGCGTTGGCGGCCGCTGACGCCGATCTGGCCATCGCGGATGCTGGCGTGCGGCTCGCCCGGTCGCAACGCATACCGGACGTGACGGTCGGCCCCGCGGTTCGGCGGCTTTCCGCCACCAACGATACGGCCGCCATCCTGTCTGTCTCCATACCAATACCGCTATTCAACTCGGGACGGGCTGCGGTTGCCCAGGCGAGCGCGCAGCGCAGTCAGGCGGAGGCGCAACGCCGCATGACGGTGCTCGATATCGACCAGGCGATTACGGACGCACAGGCGGAAGCCGATAATGCGGCAACCGCCGCACGCAATGCAAGTGGCCCAGCGCTCGCCGCGGCGCAAGAAGCCGCGCGCATCGCACGCATAGGCTATCGTGAGGGGAAGTTCGGCCAGCTTGACCTTCTCGATGCCGAGCGAACCCTTTCCCAAACCCGTCTCGCCGCGATCGACGCGCTCGCATCCTATCAGAACGCCAGGGCACGGTTGGAGCGCCTGATCGCTCCCGCGCCCGTACAAGGGAATTAA